DNA from Terriglobus tenax:
CGCGCGCATCGCGCTGGGTCGGCGTCTGCATCGGCCGGTCATACAGCAGGCCCATGCCCACCACCGCCAGGTTGTTGCGTGTGGTGTTCTTTACCTCGTACATCATCGTGTCTGCCGCGCGGATAATCGAGTGCACCGTGTCGCCGTCTTCCGGGAAGGTAGCCAGTCCCAGGCTACCCTGTACCCGCAGCGAGAGGCCTTCCCCGGTCAAAAAGCGCGCATCGCCCACGGCATCGTAGAGCGTCCGGGCCAGTGTCACCGCACGTTCTTTCCCCAGCCCTGGCATCAGCACAACAAATTCATCGCCGCCATAGCGGAACGCAGGATTCGCCGTACCAAAGATGCGTTGCAGCAGGTTTCCTACCTCGGCCAGCAGACGGCTGCCGACCAGGTGTCCATGGGTGTCGTTCACTTCCTTGAAGTGGTCCATATCCATGAACATCAGGCTGAAGTGGCTGCGTTTCCCCTTCTTCACCTCATCTTCAAGCGCCTTGTACAGGTAGCGTGCGTTGAACAGCCCGGTCACGTCGTCGGTGATCGTCAGCTCCTGGATCAGTTCCATGCGCCGTGAGTTCTGAATGGCAATCGCCGCGTAATCGCACAGAATGCGCAGAAAGGTGACCGAATACTCGCTCATCAGGTCGAGCTTTGAGTTCATCAGCTGGATAACGCCCAGCACCTTGCCGTCCGCCTGAATCGGCACACAGGCCAGCGACTGCATGTTCAGTTCCGGATGACGCTTGGCATAGGCAGACCACTGCGGATCAGAGCTCACATTGGGAACGATCAGCGCCTGGTTGCTCTGCGCCACCCACCCGGCAACTCCTTCGCCCATCTTCAGGCGCAGCGTGCGCAGGTATTCCGTCTCTTCACCAATGGCAATCTCGTAGTAAAGCTCATTGGCCTTCTCATCCACCATCAGCAGTGACCAGCGCTCCGGCGCAAAGAACTGCGCCATCTTGTCCATGATGGTGCGCAGAATAACGCCAAGCTCCAACTGCGACGTCAGCGCACGCGCCACATCGTGGAAGACGCGGACCTGGTCCATCTGCCCGCCGTCAATGACTTCGAATTGTCGCCGCCGAATCACCTGGAAGTAGTCGTTGAAGCAACGTTACCGCAGTATTGCAACAACCTTTAAAAACAAAAGTAATCACGGCCAGAAATCAGCCGCCAATCTGGACCATCGCACGCGCCGGCTTGATGAACCCCACATCGCCGATGTGGTGCCGTTCTTCTTTTTTATCGACAGTCTGCTTGATATACGCGGCCATGTCCTCATCAGTTCCACCACGTCGCATAATTCCATGCAAATCATGGTCGAGGTGCGAGAAAAGGCAGGTCCTGATCTTTCCGTCCGAGGTCAGACGTACCCGGCTGCAGTGCCCGCAGAACGGGTGCGATACCGGTGCGATGATGCCAATTTCACCCCGGCCATCGGCAAAGCCATAGCGCCGCGCGGTCTCGCTGGCGAAGTTCGGGGGCAGTGGAACGATGTCGCCTACCTTACCCAGCCGCTCTACAATCTCGTCCAA
Protein-coding regions in this window:
- a CDS encoding sensor domain-containing diguanylate cyclase — encoded protein: MIRRRQFEVIDGGQMDQVRVFHDVARALTSQLELGVILRTIMDKMAQFFAPERWSLLMVDEKANELYYEIAIGEETEYLRTLRLKMGEGVAGWVAQSNQALIVPNVSSDPQWSAYAKRHPELNMQSLACVPIQADGKVLGVIQLMNSKLDLMSEYSVTFLRILCDYAAIAIQNSRRMELIQELTITDDVTGLFNARYLYKALEDEVKKGKRSHFSLMFMDMDHFKEVNDTHGHLVGSRLLAEVGNLLQRIFGTANPAFRYGGDEFVVLMPGLGKERAVTLARTLYDAVGDARFLTGEGLSLRVQGSLGLATFPEDGDTVHSIIRAADTMMYEVKNTTRNNLAVVGMGLLYDRPMQTPTQRDARGTAIGQSVVT